A region of uncultured Desulfobacter sp. DNA encodes the following proteins:
- the otsB gene encoding trehalose-phosphatase, whose protein sequence is MNQTGYEILKENCDGVIFDLDGVITQTAKVHAKAWKILFDGYLKERAARENENFIPFDMDKDYRTFVDGKPRYDGIESFLTSREIDLSRGDPSDGPGKETIYGLGNQKNEIFNDFLQQQGATVYEDTLSLVYELKKQGWKTAVISASKNCIPVLRSVGILDWFDTVVDGILSEQLGIKGKPEPDIFFEAARRIGVTPARTAVFEDATAGVSAAKKSGFYQVIGVDRAKNEGILKKAGADVVFSDLCDIRINGRLPVRKKQMASLPPALDHIQDILQQAGDRKPVLFLDYDGTLTPIVNDPEKAFLDQGTRQILEKVAEKWVVAVISGRDLRTIQQFVQLDNLYFAGSHGFDIAGPANLTLEMQKGKDFLPVLDIAQGHLEEKLADIPGAAIERKKFSIAIHYRNVKQTAAQSVKQAVRQVQAAHPELRITEGKKVFELQPDIDWHKGKALIWLMEKLNLDQDTYYPLYIGDDITDEDAFETLEKIGTSIIVKGSFHPTSADFVLENTRETAAFLIKLFDEKEK, encoded by the coding sequence ATGAATCAGACAGGTTATGAAATTTTAAAAGAAAATTGTGATGGTGTTATTTTTGACCTTGACGGCGTGATCACCCAGACCGCAAAAGTGCATGCCAAGGCATGGAAAATCCTTTTTGACGGGTATTTAAAAGAACGGGCAGCCCGGGAAAATGAAAATTTCATCCCTTTTGACATGGACAAAGATTACCGTACCTTTGTGGACGGAAAACCCCGTTACGATGGGATAGAATCTTTTCTCACTTCCCGCGAAATTGACCTGTCCCGGGGAGATCCTTCAGATGGGCCGGGCAAAGAAACCATATATGGTCTTGGCAATCAGAAAAACGAAATTTTCAATGACTTTCTGCAACAACAGGGGGCCACAGTATACGAAGATACTTTGAGCCTGGTGTATGAATTAAAAAAACAAGGCTGGAAAACAGCTGTAATTTCAGCCAGCAAAAACTGCATTCCAGTGCTTAGGTCTGTTGGTATTTTAGACTGGTTTGATACGGTGGTGGACGGCATCCTTTCCGAGCAGCTTGGAATAAAAGGAAAACCTGAACCGGATATATTTTTTGAGGCTGCCCGCCGTATTGGGGTCACCCCTGCAAGGACAGCTGTTTTTGAAGATGCAACCGCAGGGGTAAGTGCTGCAAAAAAAAGCGGGTTTTACCAGGTAATCGGTGTGGACAGAGCAAAAAATGAAGGCATTCTTAAAAAAGCGGGCGCAGATGTTGTTTTTTCAGATCTGTGTGACATCCGCATCAATGGCAGACTGCCGGTCAGAAAAAAACAAATGGCATCCCTGCCCCCTGCACTGGACCATATTCAGGATATTTTACAGCAGGCAGGTGACAGGAAACCAGTCCTTTTTCTGGATTATGACGGCACCCTGACCCCTATCGTCAATGATCCGGAAAAGGCATTTCTTGATCAGGGCACAAGACAAATACTGGAAAAAGTGGCTGAAAAATGGGTAGTTGCCGTCATCAGCGGCAGGGACCTTAGGACCATTCAACAGTTTGTACAACTGGACAATCTCTATTTTGCCGGCAGCCACGGCTTTGATATTGCCGGTCCCGCGAACTTGACCCTTGAAATGCAGAAGGGAAAGGATTTTCTGCCGGTTCTGGACATTGCCCAGGGCCATCTGGAAGAAAAACTGGCAGACATACCAGGTGCTGCCATTGAACGTAAAAAATTTTCCATTGCCATCCATTACCGGAACGTAAAACAAACAGCAGCACAATCAGTCAAACAGGCGGTTCGCCAGGTACAGGCAGCGCATCCTGAACTGCGCATCACTGAAGGCAAAAAAGTGTTTGAACTGCAGCCGGATATTGACTGGCACAAAGGCAAAGCCTTGATATGGCTGATGGAAAAACTCAACTTAGACCAGGATACATATTATCCCCTGTATATTGGTGATGATATAACTGATGAAGATGCATTTGAGACGCTGGAAAAAATCGGCACCAGTATTATTGTCAAAGGCAGTTTTCACCCGACGTCAGCAGATTTTGTACTTGAAAATACCCGGGAAACCGCCGCATTTTTAATAAAGCTGTTTGATGAAAAGGAAAAATGA
- a CDS encoding YeeE/YedE thiosulfate transporter family protein: MTNIWLGLFSGIAFGFVIQRIGATDANRMARSHLMLDADIPRFMILTVALSAVGLFGLQAVGVGRILPLPTSIVATGLAAVIFGIGWGLTGYCPGTTWAAAGEGRMDAVFALLGGLAGTAIFAQLHETLIPILYDPTNLGQITLTDLFGNYALAVTVLAIGFGLCAWGIGKLWGSAVLLNRDYETRLHGHYHLHGYWVDESIPRQTSD, translated from the coding sequence ATGACGAATATCTGGCTGGGGCTCTTTTCAGGGATTGCCTTCGGATTTGTAATCCAGCGCATCGGCGCTACCGACGCCAATCGAATGGCCCGATCCCACCTGATGCTGGACGCGGATATCCCCCGGTTCATGATCCTGACGGTGGCCTTGTCCGCCGTGGGCCTCTTCGGTCTCCAGGCGGTCGGCGTGGGGCGCATCCTGCCCCTGCCCACCAGCATCGTGGCCACCGGGCTTGCCGCAGTGATCTTTGGCATCGGGTGGGGGCTGACCGGGTACTGCCCCGGCACCACCTGGGCCGCTGCGGGCGAGGGACGTATGGATGCAGTCTTTGCCCTGCTGGGCGGACTGGCCGGGACAGCCATTTTTGCCCAGTTGCATGAAACCCTGATCCCCATTTTATACGATCCCACTAACCTGGGACAAATCACCCTGACGGACCTGTTCGGCAATTACGCCCTGGCCGTCACGGTGCTGGCCATAGGTTTCGGTCTGTGCGCCTGGGGCATTGGAAAGCTGTGGGGATCAGCGGTTCTGCTGAATCGGGATTATGAGACCAGACTGCATGGACATTACCATCTCCATGGATACTGGGTGGATGAATCAATTCCCCGGCAGACTTCGGATTGA
- a CDS encoding UTP--glucose-1-phosphate uridylyltransferase has protein sequence MEQQTIKVQQITEPVWPGLSPALNPILSPPLIIRPKRRKEIHHLPHFIQKMNVENMHPAVIKTFQHYYAEVCNGANGMIGEDEITRINPVDLVQADQLAEFSTQGKKALDKAVMIVLNGGLGTSMGLDNAKSLIPVKSSRSFMEITINQASQQGVRLCFMNSFTTHNDTLNFIAAQNFSHPVVHFIQNKFPKILRDTLGPASWLQDPSLEWNPPGHGDIYTAIHASGMLGQLLDAGIKYAFISNADNLSGTLDEALLGYFVESRIPFMMEVSKRTPSDIKGGHIARRKDGRLVLREISQCPQKDLVHFQDILRHCFFNTNNIWIDLEELSKQIKNDGLIRLPMILNPKSLDPNDETSPPVYQVETAMGSAISLFEDARAVAVERDRFSPVKTCNDLLVLQSDRVLLTHDSKLIPNPENKDETIHVQLDPKFYGKIDRFQERFPFGPPSLTGCRSLTVEGDVRFERNVVLNGRVTICNKRKNQEIIKAESIVTSDLQF, from the coding sequence ATGGAACAACAGACTATAAAAGTACAACAGATTACCGAGCCGGTCTGGCCGGGTTTGAGCCCTGCCCTAAACCCGATCCTGAGTCCGCCTTTGATTATTAGGCCAAAGCGTAGAAAGGAAATCCACCATCTTCCGCATTTCATTCAAAAAATGAACGTTGAAAATATGCATCCAGCAGTCATCAAGACCTTTCAGCATTATTATGCAGAGGTCTGCAACGGTGCCAATGGTATGATTGGGGAAGATGAAATAACCCGCATCAATCCAGTCGACCTTGTTCAGGCGGATCAGCTTGCTGAATTTTCCACGCAAGGGAAAAAAGCGCTTGATAAAGCCGTTATGATCGTACTCAACGGCGGGCTGGGTACCAGCATGGGGCTTGATAATGCAAAATCGCTGATCCCCGTGAAAAGCTCACGTTCGTTCATGGAAATCACCATCAACCAAGCATCTCAACAGGGCGTCAGGCTCTGCTTCATGAACAGTTTCACCACCCATAACGATACCCTTAATTTTATTGCAGCCCAAAATTTTTCCCATCCGGTAGTGCATTTTATTCAGAATAAATTCCCAAAGATTCTAAGAGATACTCTTGGGCCGGCCAGTTGGCTGCAGGATCCAAGTCTGGAATGGAATCCTCCGGGACACGGTGATATTTATACGGCCATTCATGCGTCCGGGATGTTAGGCCAGCTGCTTGATGCAGGCATTAAATACGCTTTTATCTCCAACGCGGATAATTTGAGTGGAACTCTGGATGAAGCACTGCTCGGTTATTTCGTTGAATCCAGAATCCCTTTCATGATGGAAGTCTCAAAAAGAACCCCTTCTGATATCAAGGGCGGACACATCGCCAGAAGGAAAGACGGACGCCTGGTTTTAAGAGAAATTTCCCAATGCCCCCAAAAGGACCTGGTGCATTTTCAAGATATTCTTCGCCATTGTTTTTTCAACACCAATAATATCTGGATAGATCTTGAAGAACTCAGTAAACAGATTAAAAACGACGGATTGATTCGGCTTCCGATGATCCTTAATCCCAAGAGCCTTGATCCAAATGATGAAACTTCTCCCCCGGTTTATCAGGTCGAAACTGCAATGGGGAGCGCTATTTCATTGTTTGAAGACGCCAGGGCCGTTGCCGTTGAAAGAGATCGCTTTTCCCCTGTCAAAACTTGTAACGACCTTCTGGTTCTCCAATCAGATCGCGTTCTTCTAACTCATGACAGCAAGCTGATACCAAATCCTGAAAACAAGGATGAAACGATACACGTTCAGCTCGACCCGAAGTTTTACGGGAAAATAGACAGGTTCCAGGAACGCTTCCCTTTTGGTCCGCCATCTCTCACTGGCTGCCGTTCTTTGACTGTTGAAGGCGATGTCCGTTTCGAACGTAACGTTGTCCTGAACGGCCGGGTTACCATCTGCAACAAGAGGAAAAATCAGGAAATCATTAAAGCGGAATCAATTGTAACCAGTGACCTTCAATTCTAA
- a CDS encoding glycosyl hydrolase family 65 protein has translation MTAWNLTYETYKPQDQGLREALCTLGNGYFATRGASAQVSAGDIHYPGTYLAGGYNRLTTVIAGKEIENEDLVNMPNWLYLKFRFTDGQWFSPETATIRSYCQDLDMKNGVLIHIVVFEDEQERRIRMEEHRIVHMGDRHTAAIRVLLTSENQTGSLEVESAIDGTVRNQGVKRYRDLNSQHLEILESESTQNEPVFLKVQTVQSELRVAMAARTRIIKKGRPLDLQAELINDNGYVGKRYTVDISQGETIQVEKIVLVYTSRDIAISECGLAVRTRILHAPEFDDLLASHKLVWKQFWRRSDMKMTDRRKKRQSLRPEMVVRLYTFHLLQTVSKQTIDLDVGVPARGWHGEAYRGHIFWDELYIYPFITLQYPEITRSLLLYRYRRLDMARAAAREAGYKGAMFPWQSSSSGREESQTMHLNPESGRWLPDNSHFQKHVNAAIAFNIWKYFESTGDIQFMCEYGAEVLFEIARFWASIATYNKDLDRYEILKVMGPDEYHDAYPDAEAPGLDNNAYTNVMATWVLTRALNALDILPRDRVEELCETLGITESEIELWWDISRKMRVIFHDDNIISQFEHYDQLKELDWDKYRKKYPNIQRMDRILETEGDSANNYKVTKQADVLMLFYLFSAPELKTLFKQLNYPFEYETIPKNIDYYVRRTSYGSSLSWVVHSWVLARLDRKRSWKFFLKALQSDIDDIQGGTTQEGIHLGAMAGSINLIQEAYMGIKTRGDFLWVNPELPEVLEKLRMQVRHRGSTLAFETTQDMCKITLLCSPKNTFKFGFNDNMYELAVGATRKFHI, from the coding sequence ATGACTGCCTGGAATTTAACCTATGAGACCTATAAGCCACAGGATCAGGGACTTCGTGAAGCCCTGTGCACACTGGGGAACGGCTATTTCGCCACCCGTGGGGCCAGTGCCCAGGTGTCTGCCGGTGACATCCATTATCCCGGCACCTATCTGGCCGGGGGATACAACCGGCTTACAACCGTCATTGCCGGCAAGGAAATTGAAAACGAAGACCTTGTTAATATGCCCAACTGGCTCTATCTTAAATTTCGTTTCACTGATGGACAATGGTTCTCCCCTGAAACCGCAACCATCCGCTCTTATTGCCAGGATCTTGATATGAAAAACGGGGTTCTCATCCATATCGTTGTTTTTGAGGATGAACAGGAACGCCGCATCAGGATGGAAGAGCACCGCATTGTTCATATGGGAGACCGGCACACGGCTGCCATACGGGTATTGTTAACCAGTGAAAACCAAACAGGGTCCCTTGAGGTGGAATCTGCCATTGACGGCACGGTCCGGAACCAGGGTGTGAAGCGATACCGTGATCTGAACAGCCAGCACCTGGAAATTCTGGAAAGTGAATCAACCCAGAACGAACCGGTATTTTTAAAAGTGCAGACCGTCCAGTCTGAACTGCGGGTGGCCATGGCAGCCAGAACCCGGATAATAAAAAAAGGCAGGCCCTTGGATTTACAGGCAGAGCTGATAAATGACAATGGATATGTCGGCAAACGCTATACCGTGGATATCAGCCAGGGAGAAACCATTCAGGTGGAAAAAATCGTTCTGGTGTACACATCGCGTGATATTGCCATCTCTGAATGCGGCTTGGCCGTCAGGACAAGAATCCTGCATGCCCCGGAATTTGATGACCTGCTTGCCAGCCATAAACTGGTTTGGAAACAATTTTGGCGGCGGTCTGACATGAAAATGACTGACCGTAGAAAAAAACGCCAGTCCCTCCGTCCGGAGATGGTTGTCAGGCTGTATACCTTCCATCTGCTTCAGACCGTATCCAAACAGACCATTGATTTGGATGTAGGCGTGCCCGCCAGGGGATGGCATGGCGAGGCCTACCGGGGGCATATTTTCTGGGATGAACTGTATATTTACCCGTTTATCACCCTGCAGTATCCGGAAATCACCCGCTCTCTTCTGCTTTACCGGTACCGCAGGCTGGATATGGCCCGTGCCGCTGCCAGGGAAGCCGGATACAAGGGCGCCATGTTCCCATGGCAAAGCAGCAGCAGCGGCAGGGAAGAAAGCCAGACAATGCACCTGAACCCCGAATCAGGACGGTGGCTCCCGGATAATTCCCATTTCCAGAAACATGTGAATGCAGCCATTGCATTCAATATCTGGAAATATTTCGAATCCACCGGAGATATCCAGTTCATGTGTGAATATGGTGCAGAGGTTTTGTTTGAAATTGCCCGGTTCTGGGCAAGCATTGCCACCTATAACAAAGATCTTGACCGGTATGAAATCCTCAAGGTGATGGGGCCTGATGAATACCATGATGCCTATCCGGATGCAGAGGCACCCGGGCTGGACAATAATGCCTATACCAATGTCATGGCCACATGGGTATTGACCCGGGCCCTGAATGCCCTGGACATTCTGCCCAGGGACCGGGTTGAGGAGCTGTGTGAAACCCTGGGGATCACAGAATCAGAAATAGAATTGTGGTGGGATATCAGCCGGAAAATGCGGGTCATCTTTCATGATGACAACATCATCAGCCAGTTTGAGCATTATGACCAGCTCAAGGAGCTTGACTGGGATAAATACAGGAAAAAATATCCCAATATCCAGCGCATGGACCGGATACTGGAAACCGAAGGAGACAGCGCCAACAACTATAAGGTAACAAAGCAGGCAGATGTTCTCATGCTGTTTTACCTGTTTTCCGCACCTGAACTTAAAACACTGTTCAAACAATTGAATTATCCCTTTGAGTACGAGACGATTCCAAAAAACATAGACTATTATGTCCGCCGTACCTCCTATGGTTCTTCCTTGAGCTGGGTGGTCCATTCCTGGGTTCTGGCCCGTTTGGACAGGAAACGCTCCTGGAAATTTTTCTTAAAAGCCCTTCAAAGCGATATTGATGATATCCAGGGGGGCACCACCCAGGAAGGGATTCATCTGGGTGCCATGGCCGGCTCCATAAATCTTATTCAGGAAGCCTATATGGGCATAAAAACCCGGGGTGATTTTCTCTGGGTCAATCCGGAGCTGCCTGAAGTACTTGAGAAACTGAGAATGCAGGTGCGGCACAGGGGCAGCACCCTGGCATTTGAAACAACCCAGGATATGTGCAAAATCACCCTCTTATGCAGCCCGAAAAATACGTTTAAATTCGGATTCAATGACAATATGTATGAACTGGCAGTCGGGGCCACCAGAAAATTTCACATCTGA